The DNA window CGTGCTGGCCGGCGTCCGGCGGGAGCGGGTCGTCGAAGCCGAACGCGGAGAAAGGCACCGCGAGCACTACGTCGGTGACGGCCGCGCCGAGCGAATAGCCGCCCAGCACCAGCCTGGTGTTCGGGCAGTTGTCGACCATGTACCGGACGTGCTTGCTCATGTCGTTGGCGCCGACGGCCACCTCGGTGTTGGCGGGATAGTTCACGGCGTACACGCCGACGTCCTTGCCGGTTTTCGACCTGAGCGCGTCGACGAACGCGTTGCCGACGGCGCCCGTCCCAGGCGGTTCCAGACGTCCGCGGGCGAACACCACCTGCACCGGGGGGCAACCTGCCGCGGCGGCCGGCCAGGCGGCGCCCGGCGCCCCGGACGGCAGCACGATCGCAGCCGAGATCAGCGCCGCCGCGAGCGCGACGACCGACCGACGGGCGAGCCGGATACCCACAACAGAATTCAAAACGATGCGCGGCCAGCCCACAAGCCGTAGCGCGCACTCCGCGCCGTCGCGGGCGTCGGTTTCGGCCCGCCCGGCGGTCCAGCGGGCTTTGTTACCATCGCGCGATGCACGATTCGGCCGCCCCGCGCGGACCGGACGACGCGCGCTCGTTCTCACGACGCGACGTCCTCAAGCTCGCCGTCACACCGGTCCTGCTGGGCGCGGGTGCGGCGGCCGCCACGCTGGACGCGCCGACCGCGTCGGCCGGCGATCTCAAGCTGATCGACTTCGCCGAGCGGCGGATCGCGCCGGAGGAAATCAAGGCGGCGGGCTATGACGGCGTGGTCAACTACGTCTCCGAGCCGCGGCCCGGCGCGCACTTCGAGGCCAAACCGTTGACCCGCGGGTACGCGGACGCGTTGCGCGCGGTGGGCCTGCACATCGTCAGCAACTACCAATACGGCAAGCCCGCTTGGCCAGGGGCGCCTTCGGACTTCACCCGCGGCTACGACGGCGGCGTGGCCGACGCGCAGACCGCCCTGCAGCTGCACACCGCGGCGGGCGGGCCTCCGTCGGCGCCGATCTTCTTCAGCGTCGACGAAGACATCGACTCCAACACCTGGAACGATGTGGCGCTCAACTGGTTTCACGGGCTCAACTCGGTGCTGGGCGTCGGCCGCACCGGCGTCTACGGCAGCTACCCGGTCTGCGGCTGGGCGATCCGGGACGGGGTGATCGGCAGTTCGAGCACCGCGGGGCACCGGTGGGCCTGGCAGACGAAGGCATGGTCGCACGGGCAACGCGAACCCATGGCGGTGCTCTATCAGGCCGTGGTCAACAGCCCGTCGAGTCCGGGTCCGCTGCTGGGCGGGATCAACGTCGATGTCGACGACGTCCTCGCGGCCGATTACGGCCAATGGGATCTCGACCGCTGACGGTCGCGACTCACTTGGAGTTCAGGGCGCTGCCCTTGCGCCACTGGTCCCAGCCGAGCGTCCAGTCGCCGTTCTGCGCCAGGGTCAACGAGGGCCCGCCGGTGTTGCGGACCTCGACCACATCGCCCGGCACGGAGAAGTCGTAGAACCATTTCGCGTTGTCGGCGTTGAGGTTCAGGCATCCGTGTGAGGTGTCGCGGTGCCCTTGGGCCCACACGGTCGCGTTGAGCTGGTGCAGATAGATTCCGTCGATGCTGATCTTGGTTGCGTAGTGGATGGTCTCGCGGTAGCCCAGCCGGGAATTCTTGGGCAGCCCGAACGTCGAGGAGTCCATGATGACCGGGTTGCCCTTGCCGAGCACGGTGTAGATCCCGGGGGGCGTCCACAGATAGATGGTCTTGCCCCCGACGTCTTCGGTGCCGCCCATCCCCATGCTGGTGGGCATCGTGCGGACCAGCTTGCCGTTGTCGTAGACGCTGACCTGTTTGGTGGCATCGTCGGCGATGGACACGTGGGCGTCGCCGATCCGGAACGACACCCGCTCGTCCTCCTGCCCGAAGATGCCGTTGCCCATGGCGATTCCGTAGATGTCGGCCTTGGCGGTGACCGTCGTCCCCGGTGCGTAGTAGTGCTCCGGCCGCCAATGGGCGTTCTGGCCGTCGACCCAGAACCACGACCCCTTGACCGGCGGGTCGGTGGTGACCGTCAGATGCCGCTCGGCGGTGGCCCGATCGGCGATCTGCTCGTCGAAGTGGGCGACGACGACCGTCCCGACACCGTAGGTGGCGCCCTCCTGCAGGGGCGCCTCCGAGGTCAGCTCGAAGTAAACCTTGGTCTGGTTGGAGGGACGCAGCGTCGAGAACGACGACACCTGCGTGGCGTCGACCCCGTCGGATCCGCGGGCGGTGACGGTGAGTGTGTAAGTGCGCCCGTACCCCAGGGGGACCGTGGGCTTCCAGGCGACGTCGTCGGGGGTCATGACCCCCGGGATCGGCTTGCCGGCGTCGTTGACCATGCGCACCTCGGTCAGCCTGCCCGCGTCCGCTTTGACCATCACGTGCCCGACCGGGTCGACGTCGCGGGCGTCGTCACGCGGTGTGATGCTCACCCGCGCCGGTTCGGCGGGCTTCACGGAGGCCTCGTGGCGCGTGCAGCCCCCGCTCGGGCAGCCCGCCGGCGACGAGGTGAGCTGCACCGCGCCCACGACCGCGACCGCGACGAACACGGCAAGCATGAATCGGCGCGGCCAGTCGATGCCGAGAATGCGGCGAACGAGCTGTTCGCTGTTTTCGGATGTCATGGGCTGCCGAATCCTTGCTGGTCTTGGTCACCGGGTCATGCCGACACCCGCCGCCGAGGTCGTCCATCAGGTATCCCCGGACGTGCATTCCGAAACCGGTCCCGGCTTCGCGCCCGACGACGAGCTCGCCGAATTGTATTGGGTCCGACCGGATGTTTTCACCACGCGACGCGCCGCGTTTTCCCGCGGGGCGGCCGGGGTATCAGCCCGCGATAACTTCCTTGTGGCTGGCCGAACGCGCCGAACCTCTACCACGGGGCGTGCGGCTGGCCGAACAGGCACAGTTCGACCCGATGCCGTTCCTGGACTCGCTGGTCGTGGAGCTGGGCAGCCGCGGCGGGCGGCTGGTCGAGCACGCCCGGGTGCGGCGGGTGTCCGTGCGCAGGCGGGGCGTGCGTGTCCAGTCCTCAACTACGCGCGGCATAAGTTCGAGCTCACCGCGGACCGGCTGGTGCTGGCCACGGAATCCCGATCCTGGACCGCGGCGGATATTTCGAGCTGGAGGGGCCCGCCACCAGCGGGCTGACCGCCTCGGCCTGAGTGGGTCCCGGCGCTCAGCCCGTCTTCTGGTACACCAGCCAACGCAGGTCGATCGGGGAATCCTCGGGCTCGACGTCGAACACGTCCAGGCCCCGCGCCCACCCCTCGAACCACCCTGTGGGCGGCCAGGCGGTTCCGGGCAGATGGGTCTTCTCGAATTCGTAGGCGGGGTCGTCGGCGACGAGTTCGAGGGGGAGCCCGGCCGTCGCGGTCACCACCTCGTCGCGGGTGAAGATCATGGTGTTGCACTGCTGGCCCATTTCCCGCGCCGCGTCGTCGGGGGTGTAGCCCGCACGCGCCAGAAAGGTGTTGAGCACCAGGCGCCCGCCGGGCGCCAGGAGCCGGGCGGACAGTTCGAACACCTCACGCAGCTGGGACAGCGTCCGGAAGTCGGGAACCACCTCCGAGACGATGATCAGCTGATACTGCGAGTCGACATCCTCCATGGCCGCGAAGACGTTCTGCTGGATCACGCGTATGCCCAGCGATTCCTTGTCGGCCTCGATGCGGATGATCTCGGCGAACTTGGGCGTCATCTCGACCGCGTCCACCGGGTGACCGCGTCGCGCCAGCGCCAGGGAGTTGCGCCCGGTTCCCGCGCCGAGGTCGAGCACCCGGCACGCCGCCGGATCGGCTGCTTCGCCGGCCAGCGCCCACACCCGCGCGTCGGGTTCGCTGCCGAACAGCGGCGCCGGGCGGGTCTCGACCCAGTGGTCGTAGTCGGCTTCGAGCGTCCACCATTCGGCTTTGACGCGGTAGTTCAGCGTCGTGCCGAAGGGGCTGTGAAAGGTGACGACGACGTTCGAGCGGGGCGAGGCCCGGTAGCCCTTCGCCAGCTCGGCTTCCAGCACACTCCTGAGCTGAGCGGACTGTTCTGCCGTGTACTCCACGCCCACCCCGGCGAACAGCTGTCCGCACATGCGGACGTACTCGTCGATCAGGGCGGGCACGGCCGGCAGGCTGAGCCGGCCCTCGGCGACCGCTCGGCGATGCAGCCGCCGCGCCACCGCGTCCCGCAGCAAGGGCGGATCGAACGATCGGGGATTCGGCTCCTCCACGAGACTCTTCTACAGGACCGGGTGCGCGATCGCACACCGGGGCGGCAGCAAGCCGCCCGGCATCGCCGGGGCCGGCCTGCGCATCCTCGAAACCGCAGTTCTCCGGGGTCGGCGGCCTGCCGCCGGGTGCCGCGGGGAGCAATTGCGTAGGCTGGAGCCACCTGGTTGAGCCGACAGCCCCCATCCACGTGACCGTGCCCCTGCGCCGGACCACGACATGCACTGCCTAACGGCAAGAGAGTCGGCACCCGATGCTGTTCAAGAAAACACGCGTCGTGAACGACGCGGAGATTCACCCCTCTCCCCCCGACGTCCGCGCTCACCTGGCCGAAGAGATCACCCTCGACCTCGGCGGATCGCTGAACCTGCGCCGCAGCGCGCTGCGCCTGATCACCCTCATCGAGGCCAGGCTGGCCGACTGGGCGATGGTGGTCATGCCCGACGGTCGCACCGGCGAGCTCGTCGC is part of the Mycobacterium sp. HUMS_12744610 genome and encodes:
- a CDS encoding DUF1906 domain-containing protein — its product is MHDSAAPRGPDDARSFSRRDVLKLAVTPVLLGAGAAAATLDAPTASAGDLKLIDFAERRIAPEEIKAAGYDGVVNYVSEPRPGAHFEAKPLTRGYADALRAVGLHIVSNYQYGKPAWPGAPSDFTRGYDGGVADAQTALQLHTAAGGPPSAPIFFSVDEDIDSNTWNDVALNWFHGLNSVLGVGRTGVYGSYPVCGWAIRDGVIGSSSTAGHRWAWQTKAWSHGQREPMAVLYQAVVNSPSSPGPLLGGINVDVDDVLAADYGQWDLDR
- a CDS encoding cutinase family protein produces the protein MGIRLARRSVVALAAALISAAIVLPSGAPGAAWPAAAAGCPPVQVVFARGRLEPPGTGAVGNAFVDALRSKTGKDVGVYAVNYPANTEVAVGANDMSKHVRYMVDNCPNTRLVLGGYSLGAAVTDVVLAVPFSAFGFDDPLPPDAGQHVAAVALFGNGTQWIGPFTNLSPAYGDRTIELCHGDDPICNPADPHTWNDNWPQHLAGAYIKAGMPNQAADFVAGKL
- a CDS encoding class I SAM-dependent methyltransferase is translated as MEEPNPRSFDPPLLRDAVARRLHRRAVAEGRLSLPAVPALIDEYVRMCGQLFAGVGVEYTAEQSAQLRSVLEAELAKGYRASPRSNVVVTFHSPFGTTLNYRVKAEWWTLEADYDHWVETRPAPLFGSEPDARVWALAGEAADPAACRVLDLGAGTGRNSLALARRGHPVDAVEMTPKFAEIIRIEADKESLGIRVIQQNVFAAMEDVDSQYQLIIVSEVVPDFRTLSQLREVFELSARLLAPGGRLVLNTFLARAGYTPDDAAREMGQQCNTMIFTRDEVVTATAGLPLELVADDPAYEFEKTHLPGTAWPPTGWFEGWARGLDVFDVEPEDSPIDLRWLVYQKTG
- a CDS encoding L,D-transpeptidase, whose product is MTSENSEQLVRRILGIDWPRRFMLAVFVAVAVVGAVQLTSSPAGCPSGGCTRHEASVKPAEPARVSITPRDDARDVDPVGHVMVKADAGRLTEVRMVNDAGKPIPGVMTPDDVAWKPTVPLGYGRTYTLTVTARGSDGVDATQVSSFSTLRPSNQTKVYFELTSEAPLQEGATYGVGTVVVAHFDEQIADRATAERHLTVTTDPPVKGSWFWVDGQNAHWRPEHYYAPGTTVTAKADIYGIAMGNGIFGQEDERVSFRIGDAHVSIADDATKQVSVYDNGKLVRTMPTSMGMGGTEDVGGKTIYLWTPPGIYTVLGKGNPVIMDSSTFGLPKNSRLGYRETIHYATKISIDGIYLHQLNATVWAQGHRDTSHGCLNLNADNAKWFYDFSVPGDVVEVRNTGGPSLTLAQNGDWTLGWDQWRKGSALNSK